A portion of the Parasteatoda tepidariorum isolate YZ-2023 chromosome 5, CAS_Ptep_4.0, whole genome shotgun sequence genome contains these proteins:
- the LOC107454213 gene encoding zinc finger protein 271-like, with protein MDDMAFSQRQDLYKNSIINAEEKLNLCSVCNKSFVQKSSLNRHYLVHTGEKPFSCNVCNKKFTQQSNLTKHSLSHSGMKPYSCSKCDKTFTRKDLLDKHFFVHTGEKPYLCKVCYKSFTHKRNLSSHYFVHTAEKSYSCKVCNKSFKYKLSLTRHYLIHMGVKPYSCDVCNKTFSQKHELNRHSVVHTSGKLYSCSVCDKSFTHKRSLNRHHLVHTGEKPYSCSVCDKSFKRKYNLDSHYLLHSEGKPYLCSLCDEAFSKKHDLNKHFLVHTGGKPYSCNICDKAFLREHDLKEHSVVHTGEKPYSCSVCGKSFAHKRNLNRHNLVHTGNKPYSCTVCYKAFAQKDALNIHSNVHIGDKSFVCSVCNKSFAYLRSLNRHYLIHNAEKPY; from the coding sequence ATGGATGACATGGCGTTCTCACAAAGACAAGATTTGTATAAAAACTCTATTATTAATGCtgaagaaaaacttaatttgtgcAGTGTGTGTAATAAATCTTTCGTACAGAAAAGTAGCTTAAATCGACACTATCTGGtacatactggtgagaaacctttttcatgtaatgtgtgcaataaaaaattcacacaGCAATCTAATTTAACGAAACATTCACTTAGTCATTCTGGGATGAAACCTTATTCATGCAGTAAATGTGATAAGACATTCACTCGAAAAGATCTTTTagacaaacatttttttgttcatactGGAGAGAAACCTTATTTATGTAAGGTGTGTTATAAATCTTTCactcataaaagaaatttaagtagTCATTATTTTGTTCATACTGCAGAGAAATCATATTCGTGCAAAGTGTGtaataaatctttcaaatataaaCTAAGTTTAACTCGACACTATCTTATTCATATGGGAGTGAAGCCTTATTCATGTGATGTATGTAATAAAACATTCTCTCAAAAGCATGAATTAAACCGGCACTCTGTTGTTCATACTAGTGGAAAGCTCTATTCATGCAGTGTGTGTGATAAATCTTTTACtcataaaagaagtttaaacaGACATCATCTTGTTCATACTGGAGAAAAACCTTATTCATGCAGCGTTTGTGATAAATCTTTCAAGCGAAAATATAACTTAGATTCTCATTATCTTCTTCACAGTGAAGGAAAACCTTATTTATGCAGCTTATGTGATGAAGCATTCTCAAAGaaacatgatttaaataaacattttcttgttCATACAGGAGGGAAACCTTATTCGTGCAATATATGTGATAAAGCATTTTTACGCGAACATGATTTGAAAGAACACTCGGTTGTTCATACTGGAGAAAAACCCTATTCGTGTAGTGTGTGCGGAAAATCTTTTGCGCACAAGAGGAATTTAAATAGGCATAATCTTGTTCATACTGGAAATAAACCCTATTCATGCACTGTATGTTATAAAGCATTTGCACAGAAAGATGCTTTAAACATACATTCTAATGTTCATATTGGAGACAAATCTTTTGTGTGTAGTGTGTGTAATAAATCTTTCGCATATTTAAGAAGTTTAAATCGTCACTATCTTATTCATAATGCAGAAAAACCTTATTAA
- the LOC107454210 gene encoding large ribosomal subunit protein mL45 isoform X1, with translation MDLIISKSVLVSLVNKAFCLRRILDASFSPVACHAVYLQNRKKHWNSLFRKERSKKVLKVVLPESDEKSFKEKLTLEEMRSLLKEKGIVPHKKWNKKPMLITCTGGITDPYIPPKGDGKMTFVSKQGLKQLCDGLEIMKGRSYLALRKIQNLDYNFDLPTLAEKGNEIYIDAQKALSEKNEEKLQELVTEKAFIEMMEATKLRTIRWNFIQSLEPPRIVHIRCQEMISKTNIFAQVTLRLFSQQTLAVYDRFGRLIQGSEDTLKDVLEYVVFEKHLTVPDGSWRIHGKFFSEIVPSNDSVKVINQKMDKKVNKNISSHQNIISRR, from the exons atGGATCTCATCATTTCAAAATCAGTATTGGTATCTCTTGTC aataaagCCTTTTGCCTTCGAAGAATACTTGATGCATCTTTTTCTCCCGTTGCATGTCatgctgtttatttacaaaatcgtAAAAAGCACTGGAATTCTCTGTTTAGAAAAGAGAGAAGTAAAAAG GTTTTGAAAGTTGTGTTACCTGAATCtgatgaaaaaagtttcaaagaaaaattaacattagaagAGATGAGAtctcttttgaaagaaaagggTATTGTGCCtcataaaaaatggaataaaaaaccAATGCTCATAACTTGCACAG GTGGCATAACTGATCCATATATTCCTCCAAAAGGAGATGGGAAAATGACATTCGTGTCAAAGCAG GGTCTCAAACAGTTATGTGATGGCTTGGAAATAATGAAAGGAAGATCTTATTTGGCTctcagaaaaattcaaaatttagattataattttgatttaccaACTCTTGCTGAAAAGGGAAATGAAATATACATTGATGCCCAGAAAGCTTTGTCAGA aaaaaatgaagagaaattaCAAGAACTAGTGACAGAAAAAGCTTTCATA gAAATGATGGAAGCAACAAAGTTGAGAACCATAAGATGGAACTTTATACAATCTTTAGAACCGCCAAGAATCGTTCACATCAGGTGCCAAGAAATGAtatctaaaacaaatatatttgctCAAGTGACTCTGCGATTATTCTCTCAACAAACGTTAGCTGTTTATGATCGTTTTGGACGTCTCATTCAAGGTAGTGAAGACACATTAAAAGATGTACTTGAATATGtggtttttgaaaaacatttaacagtTCCTGATGGTTCATGGAGAATTcatggtaaatttttttcagaaattgtacCAAGTAATGATTCAGTTAAAGTAATAAACCAAAAAATGGACAagaaagttaacaaaaatatcagCTCACATCAAAATATCATTAGCAGAAGGTGA
- the LOC107454210 gene encoding large ribosomal subunit protein mL45 isoform X2, whose protein sequence is MDLIISKSVLNKAFCLRRILDASFSPVACHAVYLQNRKKHWNSLFRKERSKKVLKVVLPESDEKSFKEKLTLEEMRSLLKEKGIVPHKKWNKKPMLITCTGGITDPYIPPKGDGKMTFVSKQGLKQLCDGLEIMKGRSYLALRKIQNLDYNFDLPTLAEKGNEIYIDAQKALSEKNEEKLQELVTEKAFIEMMEATKLRTIRWNFIQSLEPPRIVHIRCQEMISKTNIFAQVTLRLFSQQTLAVYDRFGRLIQGSEDTLKDVLEYVVFEKHLTVPDGSWRIHGKFFSEIVPSNDSVKVINQKMDKKVNKNISSHQNIISRR, encoded by the exons atGGATCTCATCATTTCAAAATCAGTATTG aataaagCCTTTTGCCTTCGAAGAATACTTGATGCATCTTTTTCTCCCGTTGCATGTCatgctgtttatttacaaaatcgtAAAAAGCACTGGAATTCTCTGTTTAGAAAAGAGAGAAGTAAAAAG GTTTTGAAAGTTGTGTTACCTGAATCtgatgaaaaaagtttcaaagaaaaattaacattagaagAGATGAGAtctcttttgaaagaaaagggTATTGTGCCtcataaaaaatggaataaaaaaccAATGCTCATAACTTGCACAG GTGGCATAACTGATCCATATATTCCTCCAAAAGGAGATGGGAAAATGACATTCGTGTCAAAGCAG GGTCTCAAACAGTTATGTGATGGCTTGGAAATAATGAAAGGAAGATCTTATTTGGCTctcagaaaaattcaaaatttagattataattttgatttaccaACTCTTGCTGAAAAGGGAAATGAAATATACATTGATGCCCAGAAAGCTTTGTCAGA aaaaaatgaagagaaattaCAAGAACTAGTGACAGAAAAAGCTTTCATA gAAATGATGGAAGCAACAAAGTTGAGAACCATAAGATGGAACTTTATACAATCTTTAGAACCGCCAAGAATCGTTCACATCAGGTGCCAAGAAATGAtatctaaaacaaatatatttgctCAAGTGACTCTGCGATTATTCTCTCAACAAACGTTAGCTGTTTATGATCGTTTTGGACGTCTCATTCAAGGTAGTGAAGACACATTAAAAGATGTACTTGAATATGtggtttttgaaaaacatttaacagtTCCTGATGGTTCATGGAGAATTcatggtaaatttttttcagaaattgtacCAAGTAATGATTCAGTTAAAGTAATAAACCAAAAAATGGACAagaaagttaacaaaaatatcagCTCACATCAAAATATCATTAGCAGAAGGTGA